A single window of Strix uralensis isolate ZFMK-TIS-50842 chromosome 28, bStrUra1, whole genome shotgun sequence DNA harbors:
- the DDX56 gene encoding putative ATP-dependent RNA helicase DDX56 yields the protein MAAEAAAAPRFEHMGLDGRLLRAVAELGWATPTAIQAEAIPLALEGRDLLARARTGSGKTGAYGLPLLQHLLRVKAAPSAVAQVVRALVLVPSKELGQQVVRSLRQLAAFCARDLRVADLCAQSDLAAQRPVLMEKPDVVVGTPARVLAHLSARSLSLRHSLELLVLDEADLLLSFGFGEDIKSLLCHLPKIYQALLMSATFSPDVEALRELVLHNPVTVRPPEPRLPGSSQLRQFAVRCGTEEDKFLLLCALLQLRLLRGRALLFVGTLARCYRLKLFLEQFGIPACALNSELPARSRCHVITQFNRGIYDYIVATDEEVPAVPTEQPPRKKQKGAAPSKGKDPEYSVARGIDFQNVAAVINFDVPPTVDSYIHRVGRTARADNPGTALTFALPEEQDGLARIEEALAGENGESMLQPYKFSTEEIEALRYRCRDAMRSVTKQAVKEARLREIKDELLNSEKLKAYFEDNPRDLHVLRHDKPLHPAIVKPHLRNVPDYLVPPSLRGIAKPNLKKRKGLRLRHAGAKRRASSTSRGTGNPLQNFKFTRRRAKRPAVPPS from the exons atggcggcggaggcggcggcagcgccgcgcTTCGAACACATGGGGCTGGACGGGCGGCTGCTGCGG GcggtggcagagctgggctgggccaCCCCCACGGCCATCCAAGCCGAGGCCATTCCCCTGGCGCTGGAGGGCCGCGACCTCCTGGCCCGGGCGAGAACCGGCTCCGGGAAGACGGGGGCGTACGGGCTGcccctcctacagcacctcctGCGTGTCAAGGCG GCCCCCTCGGCGGTGGCGCAGGTGGTGCGGGCGCTGGTGCTGGTGCCCTCCAAGGAACTGGGGCAGCAAGTGGTGCGCAGCCTGCGGCAGCTGGCGGCCTTCTGCGCCCGCGACCTGCGCGTGGCCGATCTCTGCGCCCAGAGCGACCTCGCTGCCCAGCG GCCGGTGCTGATGGAGAAGCCAGACGTGGTGGTGGGCACGCCGGCGCGGGTGCTGGCACACCTCAGCGCCCGCAGCCTCAGCCTGCGGCACTcgctggagctgctggtgctggatGAGGCCGACCTGCTGCTCTCCTTTGGCTTCGGCGAGGACATCAAGTCCCTGCTGTG cCACCTCCCCAAGATCTACCAGGCCCTGCTCATGTCGGCCACCTTCAGCCCTGACGTGGAGGCCCTCAGGGAGCTGGTGCTGCACAACCCG GTGACGGTGCGCCCGCCGGAGCCCCGGTTACCGGGCAGCTCGCAGCTGCGGCAGTTCGCGGTGCGCTGCGGCACGGAGGAGGACAAATTCCTGCTGCTCTGCGCCCTCCTGCAGTTGCGGCTGCTGCGGGGTCGGGCTCTGCTTTTTGTGGGTACCCTCGCCCGCTGCTATCGCCTCAAACTCTTCCTCGAGCAGTTCGGCATCCCCGCCTGCGCCCTCAATTCCGAGCTGCCCGCCCGCTCCCg GTGCCATGTCATCACCCAGTTCAACCGGGGCATCTACGACTACATCGTGGCCACCGACGAGGAGGTGCCAGCGGTGCCCACGGAGCAGCCCCCCCGCAAGAAACAAAAGGGTGCTGCCCCGAG CAAGGGCAAGGACCCGGAATACAGCGTCGCTCGGGGCATCGACTTCCAAAACGTGGCCGCTGTCATCAACTTCGACGTGCCGCCGACGGTTGACTCCTACATCCACCGCGTTGGCAG GACGGCCCGTGCCGACAACCCTGGCACAGCGCTCACCTTCGCGCTGCCTGAGGAGCAGGACGGCCTGGCCCGCATCGAGGAAGCACTCGCCGGAG AGAACGGCGAGTCGATGCTGCAGCCCTACAAGTTTTCCACGGAGGAGATCGAGGCTTTGCGCTACCGCTGCCGG GACGCCATGCGCTCCGTCACCAAGCAGGCGGTGAAGGAAGCGCGGCTGCGGGAGATCAAGGACGAGCTGCTCAACTCAGAGAAGCTCAAG GCGTATTTTGAGGACAACCCCCGTGACCTGCACGTCCTGCGCCACGACAAGCCGCTGCACCCCGCCATCGTCAAGCCTCACCTCCGCAACGTGCCCGACTACCTGG TCCCCCCCAGCCTCCGCGGCATCGCCAAACCCAACCTCAAGAAGCGCAAAGGGCTGCGGCTGCGCCACGCCGGTGCCAAGCGCCGGGCCAGCTCGACG TCCCGCGGCACCGGGAACCCGCTGCAAAACTTCAAGTTCACCCGCCGCCGCGCCAAGCGCCCGGCTGTGCCGCCATCCTGA
- the TMED4 gene encoding transmembrane emp24 domain-containing protein 4, with the protein MTGAAGGGARAMAGGGALRAAVAAVVLAAWSAHGLYFHIGETEKRCFIEEIPDETMVIGNYRTQLWDKQSESFLPSTPGLGMHVEVKDPDGKVVLSRQYGSEGRFTFTSHTPGEHQICLHSNSTRMALFAGGKLRVHLDIQVGEHTNNYPEIAAKDKLTELQLRARQLLDQVEQIQKEQNYQRYREERFRMTSESTNQRVLWWSIAQTIILILTGIWQMRHLKSFFEAKKLV; encoded by the exons ATGacgggagcggcgggcgggggggcgcgggccatggcgggcggcggggcgctgcgGGCCGCGGTGGCCGCCGTGGTGCTGGCGGCCTGGAGCGCGCACGGCCTCTACTTCCACATCGGCGAGACCGAGAAGCGCTGCTTCATTGAGGAAATCCCCGACGAGACCATGGTCATCG GGAACTACCGGACGCAGCTGTGGGACAAGCAGTCAGAGTCGTTCCTGCCCTCCACCCCGGGGCTGGGCATGCACGTGGAGGTGAAGGACCCTGACGGCAAG GTGGTGCTGTCACGGCAGTACGGCTCCGAGGGACGCTTCACCTTCACCTCCCACACGCCGGGCGAGCACCAGATCTGCCTCCACTCCAACTCCACCCGCATGGCGCTCTTCGCCGGTGGCAAACTG CGGGTGCACCTGGACATCCAGGTGGGTGAACACACCAACAACTACCCCGAAATCGCTGCCAAGGACAAGCTGACGGAGCTGCAGCTCCGCGCCCGCCAGCTCCTCGACCAGGTCGAGCAGATCCAGAAGGAGCAGAACTACCAGCGG TACCGCGAGGAGCGTTTCCGCATGACGAGCGAGAGCACCAACCAACGGGTGCTGTGGTGGTCCATCGCCCAAAccatcatcctcatcctcaccgGCATCTGGCAGATGAGGCACCTCAAAAGCTTCTTCGAGGCCAAGAAACTGGTGTAG